A section of the Callithrix jacchus isolate 240 chromosome 14, calJac240_pri, whole genome shotgun sequence genome encodes:
- the LOC144579141 gene encoding uncharacterized protein LOC144579141, with product MTSAPLASSAPREQALQCLVLLGFTPLSRRYCAGQGCLAPWRWDFAMQGHYRPARTSSAHPCPEGTLNQQEGTISPRACQPCPAGRYCPGEGNGQPDGRLLLRRSYFCQPRTPEKLCLSPQWTLPRRPLLPSGDAVPGAMPPGDKEQPR from the exons ATGACATCTGCCCCCCTGGCTTCTTCTGCCCCAAGAGAACAAGCTCTCCAGTGCCTTGTCCTCCTGGGTTTTACTCCTCTGTCCCGACGCTACTGCGCCGGCCAGGGCTGTCTAGCACCCTGGAGGTGGGACTTTGCAATGCAGG GTCACTATCGCCCAGCCAGAACATCCTCTGCCCACCCCTGCCCAGAGGGAACCCTGAACCAGCAGGAGGGCACTATCTCCCCCAGGGcctgccagccctgccctgcAGGGAGGTACTGCCCGGGAGAAGGCAATGGGCAGCCTGATGGAAG GTTACTACTGCGAAGGAGTTACTTCTGCCAGCCCCGCACCCCAGAGAAACTTTGCCTTTCCCCTCAATGGACCCTGCCCCGGAGGCCACTACTGCCATCTGGAGATGCTGTTCCTGGTGCCATGCCCCCTGGGGACAAGGAGCAGCCCAGGTGA